One Vibrio gallaecicus genomic region harbors:
- a CDS encoding glyceraldehyde-3-phosphate dehydrogenase — translation MSPEKHLLDWQTSQTIAESISPTLGQLYRQKGVEVILFGKTLVNATTIDIIKAHRIAKRYTGSLLTPEQTQPIIQHLLNMDLSPCRIDVGRLAHMFWENREDTTGLDDFLQTALLESLNGEAMTEPRDVVLYGFGRIGRLLTRLLIEKSGPGYPLRLRAIVVRGGKKGDLEKRASLLRRDSVHGQFNGSIVVDEERKAIIVNGNYIQVIYANKPEDIDYTTYGINNALVVDNTGVWRDSEGLSQHVACNGAKKVLLTAPGKGDIKNVVFGVNEDVIQPEDTIISAASCTTNAITPVLKAVHDKYGVLSGHIETVHSFTNDQNLIDNFHSGDRRGRAASLNMVLTSTGAAKAVAKAMPEMAGKLTGNAIRVPTPNVSMAVANLNLENGTDKEELNSYLREMALTSPLSAQIDYTDSTEIVSTDLVGSRHAGVVDGVATIAQDNRAVLYIWYDNEFGYSCQVVHCMEQMMGVRYKTYPST, via the coding sequence ATGAGCCCTGAAAAGCACCTTCTAGACTGGCAAACTAGCCAAACGATTGCTGAATCAATTTCGCCTACTTTAGGTCAACTTTATCGTCAAAAAGGCGTAGAAGTTATCCTCTTTGGGAAAACACTGGTTAATGCAACCACCATCGACATAATTAAAGCTCACCGCATAGCAAAACGTTACACTGGCTCACTTCTTACACCTGAACAAACTCAACCTATTATTCAACATCTACTCAATATGGACCTTTCTCCGTGCCGTATTGATGTTGGTCGCCTAGCTCACATGTTCTGGGAAAATAGAGAGGACACCACAGGCTTAGACGATTTCCTACAAACTGCACTTTTAGAGTCGTTAAATGGCGAAGCGATGACAGAACCTCGTGACGTTGTGCTTTATGGATTTGGTCGTATAGGTCGTTTATTGACTCGCTTGCTTATTGAGAAAAGCGGCCCAGGTTATCCATTACGTTTACGTGCAATTGTTGTACGAGGCGGCAAAAAAGGCGACTTAGAAAAACGAGCAAGCTTGCTACGCCGTGACTCAGTGCATGGTCAATTTAACGGCAGCATTGTTGTGGATGAAGAACGAAAAGCCATCATTGTTAACGGCAATTACATTCAGGTGATTTACGCTAACAAACCTGAAGATATTGATTACACCACTTATGGCATAAATAACGCTCTTGTTGTTGATAACACAGGTGTATGGCGCGACTCTGAAGGTCTAAGCCAGCATGTGGCATGTAATGGTGCGAAGAAGGTTTTACTTACCGCTCCAGGTAAAGGCGATATTAAAAATGTTGTATTCGGGGTAAATGAAGATGTTATTCAACCTGAAGACACCATCATTTCCGCAGCAAGCTGCACCACAAATGCCATTACACCAGTACTTAAAGCCGTTCACGATAAATATGGCGTACTTTCAGGACATATCGAAACCGTTCACTCATTCACTAATGACCAAAACCTTATCGATAACTTCCATTCTGGTGATCGCCGTGGTCGTGCTGCTTCATTAAACATGGTCCTCACTTCAACAGGTGCAGCAAAAGCCGTCGCTAAAGCAATGCCTGAAATGGCAGGTAAACTAACGGGCAACGCAATTCGTGTTCCAACGCCAAATGTTTCAATGGCTGTAGCTAATTTGAACCTAGAAAATGGGACTGATAAAGAAGAGTTAAACAGCTATTTACGTGAGATGGCACTGACTTCTCCGCTTTCAGCGCAAATTGACTACACAGATTCAACTGAGATTGTATCAACTGACCTAGTGGGCTCACGTCACGCTGGTGTAGTGGATGGTGTAGCGACTATTGCTCAAGACAACCGCGCCGTTCTTTACATTTGGTACGACAATGAATTCGGTTATAGCTGCCAAGTTGTACACTGCATGGAACAAATGATGGGCGTTCGTTACAAAACGTACCCTAGCACCTAA
- a CDS encoding hybrid-cluster NAD(P)-dependent oxidoreductase produces MYAWSESDSISLVCLKKWYETEDTVSFELGSVPQDLKFNFKPGQFITLGLHMPEKLDYRAYSISSRPDENRLKLTVKRVEGGLVSNFIIDELDEGDEVSVLKPAGGFNCIDCLPSNTNKVTLVSAGCGITPVMAMAKYWLASDSKIEIDFIHMARNKRQTIYFEELNQLNEEFDNFHLKLLLKDNQDTAFPQGRLDKNWLVTLSPDILDRTVYLCGPIGFMHDIESYLKELEFNMSNFYQESFTPAESLSCDIENNEEQATEQNAASGSVNVFVPVFGVELEAEQGSPLIDSLEKGGVPVIAACRSGICGSCKCKVTKGSVTSTSTETLTDEEIEQGYVLACSSTINADVEVSLN; encoded by the coding sequence ATGTATGCATGGTCTGAAAGTGACTCTATCTCATTAGTTTGTCTTAAAAAGTGGTATGAAACTGAAGATACAGTAAGCTTCGAACTTGGTAGTGTTCCACAAGATCTCAAATTTAATTTTAAACCGGGGCAGTTCATTACTCTTGGCCTGCATATGCCTGAGAAACTGGATTACCGAGCATACTCCATTAGCTCTCGCCCAGATGAAAACCGCTTAAAACTGACAGTGAAGCGAGTTGAAGGTGGTTTGGTTTCTAACTTCATTATTGATGAACTGGATGAAGGTGATGAAGTTTCAGTGTTGAAACCAGCTGGTGGCTTTAACTGCATTGATTGTTTGCCGTCCAATACTAATAAAGTGACGCTTGTGAGTGCCGGCTGTGGCATTACACCTGTAATGGCAATGGCGAAATACTGGCTTGCTTCAGACAGTAAAATCGAAATTGATTTTATCCATATGGCGAGAAATAAAAGACAAACGATTTATTTTGAAGAGCTTAATCAACTTAATGAAGAGTTCGATAACTTTCACTTAAAGCTGTTACTAAAAGACAACCAAGATACTGCATTTCCTCAAGGCCGATTAGATAAAAATTGGTTGGTTACACTGAGCCCCGATATTTTAGATAGAACCGTTTATTTGTGTGGTCCAATTGGATTTATGCACGATATTGAAAGCTACTTGAAAGAGCTCGAATTTAATATGAGTAACTTCTACCAAGAAAGCTTTACGCCTGCTGAATCATTGAGCTGTGACATTGAAAATAATGAAGAACAAGCAACTGAACAGAATGCAGCAAGCGGTTCAGTAAATGTATTTGTTCCTGTATTTGGCGTTGAGCTTGAAGCTGAGCAAGGTAGCCCATTGATTGATTCACTTGAGAAAGGTGGTGTACCAGTAATTGCAGCTTGTCGAAGTGGTATCTGCGGTTCATGCAAGTGTAAGGTAACGAAAGGCTCAGTCACTTCAACGAGTACAGAAACTTTAACTGATGAAGAGATAGAGCAAGGTTATGTACTTGCCTGTTCTAGTACCATTAATGCAGATGTAGAAGTGTCATTAAATTAG
- the hcp gene encoding hydroxylamine reductase gives MFCIQCEQTIQTPAVKGCSFSQGMCGKTSEVSDLQDVLVHSLQGVSFWANLGRTCGVIDTEIDEWAPRAFFATLTNVNFDPARIIEFAQQSHAFKQRLEEKVRAAAVVTGFEIPELSPAAKFDLPTDSAELLALAPQAAVNRGHESQHKDVIGLRLLCLYGLKGAAAYMEHALVLGQTDEAIQGEYHEIMAFLGKDPSDLKELLDTSMQIGLMNYKVMEMLDKGETDTFGHPAPTAVNVKTKAGHCILVSGHDLHDLEKILQQTEGKGINVYTNGEMLPAHGYPELNKYPHLAGNYGSAWQNQQKEFANFPGAIVMTSNCLLNPDVGQYRDRLFTRSIVGWPGVAHVEGDDFSDVIECALSQPGFKHDEIEQMITVGFGRNALMEAAPAVIDQVKEGNIKHFFLVGGCDGDKSERSYYTDFTAQAPEDTLILTLACGKFRFNKNQFGDINGIPRLLDVGQCNDAYSAIQLALALSKEFDCGINELPLTLVLSWFEQKAIVILLTLFALGVKGIYTGPTAPAFLTENLLEIMQAEFDMRAISTPEQDLKTILAA, from the coding sequence ATGTTCTGTATTCAATGTGAACAAACCATTCAAACCCCAGCTGTTAAAGGCTGTTCTTTTTCTCAAGGCATGTGTGGCAAAACATCGGAAGTTTCTGATTTACAAGATGTGCTCGTGCACTCTCTTCAAGGTGTTTCTTTTTGGGCTAATTTAGGCCGTACTTGTGGTGTAATTGACACAGAAATCGATGAATGGGCACCTCGTGCATTTTTCGCAACATTAACAAATGTGAACTTTGATCCTGCACGCATTATCGAATTTGCACAGCAATCTCATGCATTTAAACAACGACTAGAAGAAAAAGTAAGAGCGGCAGCTGTTGTAACTGGCTTTGAAATTCCAGAACTTTCTCCTGCGGCGAAATTCGATCTTCCTACCGATTCTGCGGAACTGCTCGCGCTTGCGCCTCAAGCGGCCGTTAACCGTGGTCATGAATCACAGCATAAAGATGTAATTGGTTTACGTTTATTGTGCTTGTACGGTCTTAAAGGTGCGGCTGCTTACATGGAGCATGCTCTGGTTCTTGGTCAAACAGATGAAGCTATCCAAGGTGAGTACCATGAGATCATGGCTTTCCTAGGTAAAGACCCAAGTGATCTTAAAGAGTTATTAGATACATCAATGCAAATTGGTCTAATGAACTACAAAGTAATGGAGATGCTAGATAAAGGCGAAACCGATACTTTTGGTCACCCAGCTCCAACCGCTGTAAATGTTAAAACGAAAGCGGGTCACTGTATTTTGGTTTCAGGGCATGACTTGCATGACCTTGAAAAAATCCTTCAACAAACTGAAGGCAAGGGCATTAACGTATACACGAATGGTGAAATGCTTCCTGCACACGGTTACCCAGAATTAAATAAGTACCCGCACCTTGCAGGTAACTACGGTAGTGCATGGCAGAATCAGCAAAAAGAATTTGCTAACTTCCCAGGCGCAATCGTGATGACTTCAAACTGTCTGCTAAACCCAGATGTGGGTCAGTACCGTGACCGTTTGTTTACTCGTAGCATCGTTGGTTGGCCAGGCGTTGCTCACGTTGAAGGTGATGACTTCAGCGATGTGATTGAATGTGCTTTATCTCAACCAGGCTTCAAGCATGATGAAATTGAGCAAATGATCACTGTCGGGTTTGGTCGTAATGCCTTGATGGAAGCCGCACCTGCTGTGATTGACCAAGTGAAAGAAGGTAACATCAAACACTTCTTCTTAGTGGGTGGTTGTGATGGTGATAAATCAGAACGTAGCTACTACACAGATTTCACGGCTCAAGCGCCTGAAGACACACTTATCCTGACTTTAGCTTGTGGTAAATTCCGATTTAACAAGAACCAATTTGGTGACATTAACGGTATTCCTCGTCTTCTGGATGTGGGTCAATGTAATGATGCTTATTCTGCTATTCAACTGGCTTTGGCGCTGTCAAAAGAGTTCGATTGCGGTATTAATGAATTGCCACTGACTTTAGTCCTTTCTTGGTTTGAACAAAAAGCGATTGTTATCTTACTGACATTGTTTGCACTTGGCGTTAAAGGTATTTATACCGGCCCAACTGCACCTGCATTTTTAACTGAAAACTTGCTTGAAATTATGCAAGCTGAGTTTGATATGCGAGCAATTTCTACACCTGAGCAAGATCTTAAAACAATCTTAGCGGCGTAA
- a CDS encoding alpha/beta hydrolase — MMKLTITSILAISSIALAGCSKEVIDPAFQKSDHLPNFKQTSFTDYVEETQEWLLSHRVFMTNDKQFEIDANSPAQYTPANPNGQAVLLVHGLGDSPYSFHDVATHLADQGYLVRTVLLPGHGSKVGDLQLPTLQDWQQVVDHHTQLLQKDYDAVWLGGYSTGANLVTSQAINDPSIKGLMLFSPAFQPFSPAVKFAGMASHIMTWADQDPEDNPLRYNSLPMNGASVYYQTSEVVRDDLEKGIYEKPVFIMMSEGDSVIDTEFVRNTFANTMTNNSNMLIWQSEHSLDEPRSKTFSMALEEQRISNGSHMGLLFSPENPYYGVNGTEVICSNGQGSNLENECLAGSEVWYSSWGYTEQGKNHARLTYNPYFNESMQALDLMLKTSN, encoded by the coding sequence ATGATGAAACTTACTATTACCAGTATCCTTGCTATCTCCTCAATTGCCCTTGCTGGCTGCTCAAAAGAGGTCATCGACCCTGCATTCCAGAAATCCGATCACCTACCTAATTTCAAGCAAACTTCCTTCACAGATTACGTGGAAGAAACTCAGGAATGGCTACTTTCTCACCGTGTATTCATGACAAATGACAAACAATTCGAGATAGATGCAAATTCACCAGCTCAATACACTCCGGCGAATCCAAACGGGCAAGCGGTATTGTTGGTGCATGGTTTGGGTGACTCACCATACTCTTTTCATGATGTTGCGACACATTTAGCGGATCAAGGTTACTTGGTGCGAACCGTATTGCTTCCGGGTCATGGCAGTAAAGTGGGTGATCTACAATTGCCCACCCTTCAAGATTGGCAACAAGTCGTGGATCATCACACTCAATTACTTCAAAAAGACTATGATGCAGTCTGGCTGGGTGGATACTCAACAGGCGCAAACCTTGTTACCTCTCAAGCCATTAATGACCCGTCAATCAAAGGATTAATGCTTTTTTCACCAGCTTTCCAACCTTTTTCTCCAGCAGTGAAATTTGCGGGCATGGCTAGCCACATCATGACATGGGCAGATCAAGATCCTGAGGATAACCCTCTCCGCTATAATTCATTGCCTATGAACGGAGCATCTGTGTACTACCAAACTTCTGAAGTCGTTAGAGACGACCTGGAAAAAGGGATTTACGAAAAGCCAGTATTCATCATGATGAGTGAAGGCGACAGCGTTATTGATACTGAGTTTGTCCGAAATACCTTCGCTAATACAATGACCAATAATAGCAACATGCTTATTTGGCAAAGTGAGCACTCGCTAGATGAGCCTAGATCTAAAACATTCAGCATGGCACTTGAAGAACAGAGAATATCGAATGGTTCTCATATGGGCTTACTCTTCTCTCCTGAAAATCCATATTATGGAGTAAACGGTACGGAAGTAATTTGCAGTAATGGACAAGGCTCTAACCTAGAAAATGAATGCTTGGCGGGTAGTGAAGTTTGGTATTCATCTTGGGGATACACTGAACAAGGCAAGAACCACGCAAGGTTAACGTATAACCCATATTTCAATGAAAGCATGCAAGCTCTTGATCTGATGTTAAAAACATCGAATTAA
- a CDS encoding LysE family translocator, whose product MTLTVWFSLLLICLLGAMSPGPSLAMIAKHSLAGGRLNGLVAAWAHAFGIGLYAFATIIGLAVLLEQSPLVFKGISYAGAGYLAYLGFNALRSKGGVAAKLEAGEKMSYWQSAREAFLLSLLSPKIALFFIALFSQFVALGNDITNQIIIVSTPLIIDGLWYSFITLILSSPLVVDRIRSKAQLIDRLSGVVLILLAVRVVVTV is encoded by the coding sequence ATGACACTGACAGTTTGGTTCTCTTTACTCTTAATTTGTTTACTTGGTGCAATGTCGCCAGGCCCTAGCCTCGCAATGATCGCGAAACATAGTTTGGCTGGTGGGCGTCTTAATGGACTTGTTGCCGCGTGGGCACACGCCTTTGGAATTGGCTTGTATGCGTTTGCGACAATCATTGGGTTAGCCGTTTTACTAGAGCAGTCACCATTGGTGTTCAAAGGGATAAGCTATGCGGGCGCTGGCTATTTAGCTTACCTAGGTTTTAATGCACTTCGATCTAAAGGTGGGGTTGCGGCTAAGCTCGAAGCTGGCGAAAAAATGAGTTATTGGCAATCGGCCCGTGAAGCATTCTTGTTATCACTTTTAAGTCCCAAAATTGCTTTGTTTTTTATTGCCTTGTTCAGTCAATTCGTAGCATTAGGCAATGACATCACCAATCAAATCATTATTGTTTCTACACCACTTATTATTGATGGGCTTTGGTACAGCTTCATTACTTTAATCTTATCTAGCCCTTTGGTTGTTGATCGCATTCGTTCTAAAGCTCAGCTGATAGACAGGTTGTCTGGCGTTGTACTTATCCTATTAGCTGTGCGTGTTGTGGTGACCGTTTAA
- a CDS encoding LysR family transcriptional regulator, which produces MLGNINLNLLRSLHVLLEECHVSKAAQRLHITQSAVSRQLAQLRELCGDPLLVRDGNKLVPTNRALLLKDKLDDLLSEFDHLLDDKPFEPKDWKGEWVLSSSDYVAQYILPDIVAEIAQHAPQINLAYRLWLPSYLEALNEMGIHLASTMLPKKPDNVSSLKLGEDFSVCLMRSSHPLAKQKTISLDNIVAFPHIKVTGGGDKDTHADVILKQLGYKRRVSLQVPFFSSACNVLSQGDHLMIVPEHIAVNLARHFELTYHSLPFDTESHKYWLMWHPKYDNDSAHKWAREKACKAMLRSSYNISMILNHNLNDNL; this is translated from the coding sequence ATGTTAGGGAACATTAATTTAAATTTGCTGCGCTCACTGCATGTATTGCTTGAAGAATGTCATGTCAGCAAAGCGGCCCAGCGTTTGCACATCACCCAATCGGCTGTGAGCCGACAGCTGGCGCAATTGCGAGAGTTATGTGGTGACCCTTTATTGGTACGCGATGGAAATAAATTGGTACCCACAAATCGAGCACTATTACTCAAAGATAAGCTGGATGATTTACTTAGTGAATTTGACCACTTATTAGATGATAAACCCTTTGAACCCAAAGATTGGAAAGGGGAGTGGGTACTCTCTTCAAGTGACTATGTTGCTCAATATATTTTGCCAGATATTGTGGCAGAAATAGCCCAACACGCGCCCCAAATTAATTTGGCTTATCGTCTTTGGCTGCCAAGCTATTTAGAAGCGTTGAATGAGATGGGCATTCACCTTGCATCCACCATGTTGCCAAAGAAGCCTGACAATGTTTCCAGCCTGAAACTAGGGGAAGATTTTTCAGTATGTTTAATGCGTTCGAGTCATCCATTAGCCAAGCAAAAAACGATCTCTTTAGATAATATTGTGGCATTTCCACATATTAAAGTGACAGGCGGTGGGGATAAAGACACCCATGCTGATGTGATTTTAAAACAGTTAGGTTACAAGCGAAGAGTCTCATTACAGGTGCCATTCTTCTCATCGGCTTGTAATGTATTATCACAAGGTGATCATCTCATGATCGTGCCTGAGCACATTGCTGTGAATTTAGCTCGTCACTTTGAATTGACTTATCACTCACTTCCTTTTGATACAGAAAGCCATAAATATTGGCTGATGTGGCATCCAAAATACGACAATGATTCTGCACATAAGTGGGCTCGTGAAAAAGCGTGCAAAGCGATGCTGCGATCAAGCTATAACATCAGTATGATTTTAAATCATAACCTAAATGATAATCTTTGA
- a CDS encoding nuclear transport factor 2 family protein, with amino-acid sequence MAPKEVVLSFWAAMETNDFYLASKLLTIDCVVQWPQSHETIFGRENFAKINSQYPASGKWTFVLNSIVAERNQVVTDVSVSDGKLFERAITFHTVEDGLISKQVEFWPESFPAPEWRRQWVQVMGE; translated from the coding sequence ATGGCACCAAAGGAAGTGGTACTTAGCTTTTGGGCGGCAATGGAAACGAATGACTTTTATCTGGCATCGAAATTATTGACCATCGATTGTGTGGTTCAATGGCCTCAGTCTCATGAAACCATTTTCGGCAGAGAAAACTTTGCCAAAATTAACTCACAATATCCCGCCAGCGGCAAATGGACGTTTGTTCTGAATAGCATTGTTGCGGAACGTAATCAGGTGGTAACGGATGTGAGCGTGTCTGATGGTAAGCTATTTGAAAGGGCTATCACTTTTCATACGGTTGAAGATGGTTTGATCAGTAAACAAGTCGAATTTTGGCCTGAAAGCTTCCCCGCTCCAGAATGGAGACGCCAATGGGTTCAGGTAATGGGTGAATAA
- a CDS encoding Lrp/AsnC family transcriptional regulator, giving the protein MDKFDRQILEILKENARCSVSDIARDVNLSRSAVTARIKKLENDKVILGYYAQLAEQEKSRNVCAYILLKFDMSSCEHNCESYSKQIQSIDGVLWCHSISGETDMMLYVEVESMGRLNQIRDQLQLYPELRHLMTHTVLAEFFNKQKSCSS; this is encoded by the coding sequence ATGGATAAGTTCGATCGCCAAATTTTAGAAATTCTCAAAGAAAACGCACGATGCTCAGTGAGTGATATTGCTCGGGATGTCAATCTGTCACGATCTGCGGTGACGGCGAGAATCAAGAAATTAGAGAATGATAAAGTGATCTTGGGTTACTACGCACAGTTGGCAGAGCAAGAGAAATCTCGAAATGTGTGCGCTTATATTTTATTGAAGTTTGATATGTCGAGCTGTGAGCACAATTGCGAATCATACTCGAAACAAATTCAAAGCATCGACGGTGTATTGTGGTGTCATTCTATTAGTGGTGAGACAGATATGATGTTGTATGTCGAAGTTGAAAGTATGGGGCGATTGAACCAAATACGCGATCAATTACAGCTTTACCCTGAATTACGTCACCTTATGACTCATACCGTTTTAGCTGAGTTTTTTAATAAACAAAAATCATGTTCTAGTTGA
- the yjeH gene encoding L-methionine/branched-chain amino acid transporter: MAQLKQEITLISGIGQLSTTLLGTGLFMIPAIAAGIAGQLSLLAWLLLFIAICPIALTFAALGKRYPNAGGTAYFVRQAFNERLETSVAWLFVSVIPVGVPAAVALAGGFAQQLLPAPFNTSLMAQFFTVALLVLVNLMGSKSSGRLQTVIALSIFTLVGSFIWKADIGTQDIAFPAITSESVWAVGAALGVMFWCFVGIEAFAHMGEEFKNPQRDFPIAIIAGCFVAGAVYWACSVVILKLGAYGSPEFDATSIPWITQQLFGDGLKVVISILGFLACFASLNLYTQSLSRMIWAQARQHRPDSHMAKLSRQGVPYVATFAIGFVVLVSCSFGELSGLDLEFFLKLANGIFVLVYLLAMLAAYQLLTGASKYIAAVSLVLCVLVFVCLGWSMLYAVSIFTLLSLPWQKWLKKTKPQTNIE, from the coding sequence ATGGCACAACTCAAGCAAGAAATCACCCTTATCTCTGGAATAGGGCAACTCTCCACCACCCTTCTTGGGACTGGTTTATTTATGATCCCTGCAATTGCAGCAGGCATTGCCGGTCAGTTATCGCTGTTAGCTTGGCTGCTTTTGTTTATCGCAATATGCCCTATAGCCTTAACTTTCGCCGCTTTAGGTAAACGCTACCCAAATGCAGGCGGCACTGCTTATTTCGTCCGCCAAGCATTCAATGAACGTTTGGAAACCAGCGTGGCTTGGTTATTTGTGAGTGTAATTCCTGTTGGTGTTCCTGCAGCTGTGGCGCTTGCTGGTGGGTTTGCTCAGCAATTACTCCCAGCTCCTTTCAATACTTCACTCATGGCACAGTTTTTCACGGTTGCTTTACTAGTTTTGGTGAACCTCATGGGCAGTAAATCCTCGGGTCGCTTACAAACCGTCATCGCTCTTTCTATTTTTACTCTCGTAGGCTCATTTATTTGGAAAGCCGATATTGGCACTCAAGATATTGCTTTTCCTGCCATAACTAGCGAATCAGTATGGGCAGTTGGCGCTGCGCTTGGAGTGATGTTCTGGTGCTTTGTCGGAATAGAAGCGTTCGCCCATATGGGTGAAGAATTTAAAAACCCACAAAGGGATTTCCCAATCGCTATTATCGCGGGCTGCTTTGTTGCTGGTGCCGTCTATTGGGCATGTTCTGTGGTCATTTTAAAATTAGGCGCTTATGGCTCACCTGAGTTCGATGCCACATCCATTCCATGGATCACCCAGCAATTATTCGGTGACGGGCTAAAAGTCGTAATTAGTATTCTGGGGTTTTTGGCTTGTTTTGCCAGTCTTAACCTTTATACCCAAAGCTTATCTCGTATGATTTGGGCACAAGCGAGACAGCATAGACCCGATAGCCATATGGCGAAACTATCACGTCAAGGTGTCCCTTATGTAGCCACTTTCGCAATTGGCTTCGTAGTATTAGTTTCTTGCAGCTTTGGTGAACTGTCTGGGTTAGATTTAGAATTCTTTCTTAAACTCGCAAATGGCATTTTCGTCTTGGTGTACTTACTGGCAATGCTCGCGGCTTATCAATTGCTGACTGGAGCTTCAAAGTACATTGCAGCGGTCTCATTAGTACTTTGTGTATTAGTCTTTGTATGCCTAGGTTGGTCTATGTTGTACGCCGTTTCTATCTTCACGCTGTTATCATTGCCTTGGCAAAAGTGGCTTAAAAAAACAAAGCCACAAACCAATATCGAATAA
- the pdxR gene encoding MocR-like pyridoxine biosynthesis transcription factor PdxR produces MQPIDIGDLTLDEKYSSRQSALFHAVREKIIHGLWNKGSKLPSTRKLASELEVSRNTVIYAYEQLVTEGYIESKTGSGYYVMVEQPEQYLHSDINATSDLNVSEGNSINAKNGPNANLGSNSEDSTSIEKEKTRELEHQTQCTFQDEIRSFDDSDSFDLNAGFAPGVPDLEQFPFAKWQRLLQRHITRKTLAGNQSLQGYLPLRQALSDYLASSRSVKCNPNRIIITSGAQQAISIALMATLKQGDEILMEEPGYLQMHKIINLLKLKRQGVPVHEKSGISLDTILTSDAHSLYLTPSNQYPMGTTLNTEQRLKLIEWAYQSSSWVIEDDYDSEFQFAHRPYTSMQGLASKIRHDDRILYVGSLSKVMFNGLRLGYLVVPESLVPRCLEIKDALTGDSAAHTQAALADFISEGDLLRHIRKMRRLYKQKHQTMVEAVNREFADDVDVISQAAGLHVTIKWQGYITEQEWKLRAKEKGIVVRPLGVYEYVPNPNRTWQGVVLGFGNIRLQDIDSKVKEIAQLFYQ; encoded by the coding sequence ATGCAGCCTATCGATATCGGTGACCTAACCTTAGACGAAAAATACAGCAGTCGACAAAGTGCGTTATTTCATGCTGTTAGAGAGAAAATTATCCATGGATTATGGAATAAAGGGAGTAAATTACCGTCCACTCGTAAGCTCGCTTCTGAATTAGAAGTAAGCCGAAACACGGTAATTTATGCTTACGAGCAACTGGTTACTGAAGGTTATATCGAGAGTAAAACCGGGTCGGGCTACTATGTCATGGTTGAACAGCCTGAGCAGTATTTACATTCTGATATTAACGCGACTTCAGATCTGAATGTAAGCGAGGGCAATAGTATAAATGCTAAGAATGGTCCAAATGCCAATTTAGGTTCAAACTCAGAAGACTCAACCTCTATTGAAAAAGAGAAAACGCGTGAATTAGAGCATCAAACTCAGTGTACGTTTCAAGATGAAATCAGAAGTTTTGATGACTCAGACAGCTTTGACTTAAATGCCGGTTTTGCGCCGGGAGTCCCTGATTTAGAACAGTTTCCGTTTGCGAAGTGGCAACGGTTGTTACAAAGGCATATTACTCGTAAAACTTTAGCTGGCAATCAAAGCCTGCAAGGATATTTACCATTGAGGCAAGCCTTAAGTGATTACCTTGCAAGTAGTCGATCTGTGAAGTGCAATCCAAACCGAATTATTATTACTTCGGGGGCACAGCAAGCCATTTCAATCGCTTTAATGGCGACCTTAAAACAAGGAGATGAGATCTTAATGGAGGAACCGGGCTACCTTCAAATGCATAAAATCATCAATTTATTGAAACTTAAAAGGCAAGGCGTCCCTGTTCATGAAAAGTCAGGAATTAGCCTAGATACCATTCTTACTAGTGATGCTCATTCTCTGTACCTGACACCCAGTAATCAATACCCAATGGGAACGACGCTGAATACTGAACAACGCTTAAAATTGATTGAGTGGGCGTACCAAAGCTCGTCATGGGTGATAGAGGATGACTATGACAGTGAATTTCAATTCGCTCATCGTCCTTATACCAGCATGCAGGGGCTTGCGAGTAAAATACGACACGATGACCGAATTTTGTATGTCGGGTCATTAAGTAAAGTGATGTTTAATGGATTAAGACTTGGTTATTTAGTTGTACCAGAAAGCCTAGTTCCAAGATGTTTAGAAATTAAAGATGCTTTAACGGGAGATTCGGCTGCTCATACCCAAGCAGCATTGGCTGATTTTATTAGTGAAGGTGACCTGCTCAGACATATCCGTAAAATGCGCCGATTGTATAAGCAAAAACATCAAACCATGGTTGAAGCGGTCAATAGAGAATTTGCTGACGATGTTGATGTTATTAGCCAAGCGGCAGGTTTGCATGTCACTATAAAATGGCAAGGCTATATTACAGAACAGGAATGGAAATTAAGGGCAAAAGAAAAGGGGATTGTGGTACGTCCGCTTGGTGTGTATGAATATGTTCCTAACCCAAATCGTACTTGGCAAGGTGTCGTACTTGGGTTTGGAAATATTCGTTTGCAAGACATTGATTCAAAAGTAAAAGAGATTGCGCAACTTTTCTATCAGTAA